Genomic segment of Prinia subflava isolate CZ2003 ecotype Zambia chromosome 4, Cam_Psub_1.2, whole genome shotgun sequence:
CCACACAGGGAAATAGTTTAAAAGGACACTATTCTTCACTCAATCATCTATTTCTCTACACCATCATCCACCaaagagaaggcagcagaaacTCAGTGGAACTCTGCCACACAGTCACACCTTCCTGTGATGACAGCTGACCACGTTCCTTTGTCTTGCGGACGACAAAGGTAGAAAAACCAGAAGGCTGCCGCCAAACTTCGCAGGACTCCAGTGAAACTCCACGTTCGTGGATGGTCTCCAACAGAGGCCTCCACGCCACACAAGCTGCAGCTGACCTACAAGAGGTGGCCGCCACGTGTCCGTGACCAACCCCTCGCTGTGGAGAGCTGCAGTGTGTGCTGGCTTCCTTAAGGATGGCCGGCCGCACGGAGCACTTGGAAAGGAGGTGATGGCTGGACCGATGAAGGCCGACGCCTTGGTCCATCGAAAAGGGTGCCTACATGATATGTCCCTCAATCCAACGCCCTGCACACTGCCAGGAATCGCCTCTCCCGGGTTCGCGCACGGATTGTCCTTCCCGCAGGCAGCCTTCGGGGCAGGGCCTCACCCCGGCTCCCCGAGCCGCTGCCcaggcccggcccggcccacCGCCCCCGGCCGCCGGATCCGGCCCCGCCGGTCCTCCCCGCCCCGCGGCGCTGCGGAGCTCCCGCCCTCGCCCCTCTCTCTTCCTCCGCCGGCAGCTGCGGCATCCCCGGGGCGGCGGGACCGGCAGCGAACCGCTCCGGCGCACGGCCCGGGCCGCCGCCATCTCCGCGGTGCCCGGTCTCTGCCCCGAGCGAGCGCGCTGAGGCGGGGGCCGCTCGCCGGGCCCAGCTCCGGCAGCGCAGCCATGCCGGCAGCCCGCGCCGGGCCGCGCAGGGCCGCTCTGCGCCCGCAGCACCGCGGCGGCCCGTGCGCGATGAGCCGCCCACCCTTGGGCACCTTCTCCGCCCCGCTCGCCTCCTCCTCCCACGGAGccaccctcctcctccgccccctctccctgccagcctcctccCCGCCCTTCCCCGCGCTCCACGCCGGTGCCGGAGCCGCGCGTCACTCGGGCTCCAGCCCCGCCGCAGACATGGCGACACTGACAGCGGTCCAGCCGCTCACGCTGGACAGAGGTAAGCGCGGCTGCCGCCCTCCCCGgccgccctgcccggggcaCCGCGGCCAGCGCCGGGTCTCCCCCGCGGCTCCAgcgcggcgggcgctgccgcgGCAGCGCTCCGGCCCCGCAGTGCCCGGGGCCGGCTGTGGGCAGCGGGGACGCGCCTCCTCGCGGGACTCAGGTGGGCGACGGGAGAGGGTCTGAAACGGAGGAGGTAGAACTTTGTGCGGGCAGGGGCCGGGATGGGGCAGGTATTCCGGCGGTGCCGCAGGGGCAGGACGCGGCTCCGCGGTCGGGGTTCCGGTCCGGAGGCGCTCCTCGGTGCCGCTCCGCCGTCCCCACCCTGCGAAGCTCCCCCGAGGTGGGCGCCCCCGCCTTGGATCGGCGCCGAGGCCCCGCGTCGCCACCCCCGCAGGTGGCTCGGCGGGGGATGCTCGGTGGGGCAGCGCCGTTCCGGCAGCGAGTCGGGAGCCCGAACCTCTCGACGAGAGCGTCGTTTGCCGGCAAAATGCGGCTTTTTGGGGACTTGCGCGGGGATGTGCGGGGAAGGGATCCGTGACTGCAGCTTGTCCTTTCGCATGCAAACGAGCGGTTCTGCGTATTCCCGTAGACAGCTGCTCGGTCCGGGCAGGGAGAGAGCTGGTGCTTGGGTAGCCTTGAGGCTGTGTCAGTAACCTCATATAGATAGCGTAAGGGGTTGCTGAAATCTTGAAGTTTACAATTCAACTTTTGCCTCCAGGCTGTAAAAATTGAGCCTCTCTCCCTTGCAGTGCAATTGCTCCCGTAACACGGTTCACCAGAAACCTCGTTAGATTTCTGTGTGTTACAATGGAGAGCAACTTTGCTCGGGTAGAGGTCCATAGGTTCCCAGTACGGCATTCTGAATTGCCGAGGTGTCCTTCCTTGCATCCAGTCTCCAAGAGGCTCCCAGTCCCTATAAGTCTTGTACTCTTGAAAGCATAATTGACGCCAGTGCCTTGGTGTTTAAAATGTTTCGGGATTTTACCCAAAGGATGAAGACAGGTTGTTGAAGTAAGAcggagatttttttttctgtgtatcttATGCAAATGAAACACAAACTCAGTTTGAAAATTATAAGGGAGGGGTAGTCACCTTTACTAGAACCCAACTGAGAGCAAAACAGTCCACAAAGTACGCCAGATACAGTTTGCTGGGCTTAGATTCCAGCATTAGTAGAAAGGGAGAAGCTAAAGTTATTTTTACTGCAATAGCAAAGTGTTAGCCTGCACTTTAAATTAAACTGCTCAGAAATCCACTGTGTAATCTACAGTTTCACCCTAATACTGTTTTCAGTAAGCAGGACAAATCTACTTCTGGCAAAGGGTTGAACAGATGGCAATCCATTAGCAAACCTgccttttcaaaggaaatattaCTATTTCAGAATTATACATACCTTTTTGTAAAACTATGCTTTAAAAATTCCACAGTACACAAAAATGCATATTAGTCCTAATTTAAATAGAAGCAGGGTATGCCTAACCATTTGGCAGACATGCCAGTGTTGCTGTCTCCCTGTTTGTCAGCCATGGCTGGTGTTAGTGTGAGTGAGATAAAACATCACAGAATGATAGGATGTGATgtgcaaacaaaaatacaggCAAGAGGAAATAGATTTAAACAGTGCACCTGCCCTGCAGAAGGCCATTTCGTCAGAGGGATACACTTCATCACTTGTAACATGCTGCTCTGTCAGCTGTAGAGGATGGGCTGAAGCAACTCCAGAAGCAACTAGACCAAGCCAGTGCTTCCAAATATTCTCTCTGTAGTCTTTCTTTCACAGTCTTGGGAGAGGGAAAGTCCTACATAGTGAGATTTTCTAGATTGCTCTTGCTTTGGTTAAAGCAGATGAGCCGTGTTTACTGTCACTTTGCCTTGAACTTCTCTGCTGTGATCTAGGCATAGCCCTGCAAAGTCTTGTACCCTCATATCCCTTTCAGCATGTCTAACAGGAAGCTCAGCACAGCAAGAAAATAGGGAGCATTTCAGGAGAGGTGCTATTGTTAGCCTTGTGTTTCTGGGGGAATTGCTGCTTGATTTCTGTCCAGGATATGTTCTGGATTCCTCCTTGTTATGGGTCACTGACATGGTAAAACATCATAAGGATGTATGCATTAGAAATCTGAATTACGCTCTGACGTGGTCTCCTCCTGGACAAAATATTGACTGTATTCTAGTACATAGATGGGAGCTTTCTTAAAGCCTGACGTAAATGGCATTCAACACCTGTATGGTAAAATGAATTACCATTTAAAGGTGAAGGGCATGAGGAGTGTGAATGATTGAAAGCCAATTATATTCTGGAAGATTACTTCAGTCCAAAGCACAGGAATTAATTTCCTTAATTCCTATTATCATGTGCCTTTCTACCTGCACAAATGTGTGCAGGTTCCATTAGAGCTCTTTAATATGTAGAACAAGTTCACAAAATAATGGAAATTTTAATCACTTACAATTTAATCTCTAAGGCTTTTGCCTGACCTTTGCATGGTGCTCTGttgggaggaggggaagaaatcAGCAACTGTTTCAGGAAGGAAACTTCAGGCACTGTAGCAAGGAGTGGTACCACTTAGGGGAGGGTGGCCCCAGCATTTGGGAgctttgaaagagaaaagtgCCTGCTGGGTGTCTTCCAAAACTCAAGTGAATCTTCTCTCTGAGAAAGTGCTTCGTTCCTACCTTTATTGCAAATGTCTACACCCTGAATCGATAGCACCCCATCAGTAACCTCGAGTGTCCATCGGAACCAACTGGTGGGATTTTCCAGGCATATTCAAAGCTTAAATCTTCAAGGTTTATAGGGAGCTATACCTTGTTCCAGGTCGAGACAAAGTTACATTAATGCCTTCAATAAAAtgacaagcaaaaaaaaaagtaaacttgtgtgatttttttttgtttttattttatgttcaAGGTTACGGACTTTTAAGTATATTCCCAGCTTAATTTACCTCCATTAAAAAACTCTAAAAGGTCACTTCAGTCtaaaagagaaatgtttaaaaacaccTATACTGTTACTTTTGACTTCTTCCACAGGTATGTCTTCATTAAGAACTTTGTTAACACTGGTTACAGACAGCTCTGGTTGCAGTTAGTTGGCATTTTCCAAGTCTTTATTTGTACTGGCACTCCTCTCGTCACATCGTactgcctctgcctctcctctcaATGTCCTTTGTCTTCTGCAGAGCCCTTGCTTCACCCTACCCCATGATCAGCAGTGGCTGCCTTTCCCTTCATTATCCCGAGCCCCAGGTCCCCTTCGCACGCTGCCTTCTGTTGCCTTGCTCTTCTCAAAGCCCTGGTGCAGTTAACTCCATTTCTCTGTGCGTTGCCCTTAATCTTTATCCATTTTCCCTGTTCAGCAACCCAATTTCCTCCTCTAATCCCTGGTTCTTCTGCTCCCCGGTGACTCTCGGCACCTCACCAGGCT
This window contains:
- the LIN7A gene encoding protein lin-7 homolog A isoform X1, with the translated sequence MAGPMKADALVHRKGCLHDMSLNPTPCTLPGIASPGFAHGLSFPQAAFGAGPHPGSPSRCPGPARPTAPGRRIRPRRSSPPRGAAELPPSPLSLPPPAAAASPGRRDRQRTAPAHGPGRRHLRGARSLPRASALRRGPLAGPSSGSAAMPAARAGPRRAALRPQHRGGPCAMSRPPLGTFSAPLASSSHGATLLLRPLSLPASSPPFPALHAGAGAARHSGSSPAADMATLTAVQPLTLDRDVARAIELLEKLQESGEVPVHKLQSLKKVLQSEFCTAIREVYQYMHETITVNGCPEFRARATAKATVAAFAASEGHSHPRVVELPKTEEGLGFNVMGGKEQNSPIYISRIIPGGVAERHGGLKRGDQLLSVNGVSVEGEHHEKAVELLKAAKDSVKLVVRYTPKVLEEMEARFEKLRTARRRQQQQLLIQQQQQQQTTQQNHMSLFSRKKKPQSRVQ
- the LIN7A gene encoding protein lin-7 homolog A isoform X2, with protein sequence MAGPMKADALVHRKGCLHDMSLNPTPCTLPGIASPGFAHGLSFPQAAFGAGPHPGSPSRCPGPARPTAPGRRIRPRRSSPPRGAAELPPSPLSLPPPAAAASPGRRDRQRTAPAHGPGRRHLRGARSLPRASALRRGPLAGPSSGSAAMPAARAGPRRAALRPQHRGGPCAMSRPPLGTFSAPLASSSHGATLLLRPLSLPASSPPFPALHAGAGAARHSGSSPAADMATLTAVQPLTLDRDVARAIELLEKLQESGEVPVHKLQSLKKVLQSEFCTAIREVYQYMHETITVNGCPEFRARATAKATVAAFAASEGHSHPRVVELPKTEEGLGFNVMGGKEQNSPIYISRIIPGGVAERHGGLKRGDQLLSVNGVSVEGEHHEKAVELLKAAKDSVKLVVRYTPKVLEEMEARFEKLRTARRRQQQQLLIQQQQQQQTTQQNHMS